One region of Syntrophales bacterium genomic DNA includes:
- the ftsA gene encoding cell division protein FtsA has translation MGKKENVIVGLDIGTTKTCVVVAELRETGIEIMGVGTHPSEGLRKGVVVNIESTVESIKGAVEEAERSAGCEISSVYVGIAGAHIHGHNSLGIVPVKGREVRNEDVERAIEAARAIAIPLDRQILHTIPQYYLVDEQDGIIDPVGMAGVRLEAKAHIVTGAVTSIQNVIKSINRVGLEVKELVLEQLAASEAVLSNDEKALGVALIDIGGGTTDIAVFSEGSIKHTAVLPVGGQYVTSDISTGLRTPIAEAEKIKIEYGCAYMPLIAKDEMIEVPSVGGREPRNVSRQILGRIIEPRMDEILVMAQKEISRSGCEDILAAGIVLTGGGSILEGIPELAEQIFNMPVRRGLPLGIGGLTDIVNSPQYATGVGLVLYAGRNIAKQNIIRMEGNYMNRLYRRLRQWILDFF, from the coding sequence ATGGGTAAAAAGGAAAACGTTATCGTCGGGCTTGATATCGGAACAACAAAAACATGCGTGGTTGTTGCCGAATTGCGCGAAACGGGAATAGAAATCATGGGCGTCGGCACGCATCCTTCGGAAGGTCTTCGCAAGGGCGTCGTCGTCAATATCGAAAGCACTGTGGAATCTATAAAAGGGGCGGTTGAAGAGGCCGAGCGCTCCGCCGGCTGCGAAATCAGTTCGGTTTACGTGGGGATCGCCGGGGCGCATATTCATGGACATAACAGCCTTGGCATTGTCCCTGTCAAGGGCCGGGAGGTGCGCAATGAAGATGTGGAACGGGCCATCGAAGCGGCGAGGGCCATTGCAATCCCTCTTGACCGGCAGATCCTCCACACCATTCCCCAATACTATCTTGTTGATGAACAGGATGGAATTATCGATCCGGTGGGAATGGCCGGCGTCCGTCTCGAGGCAAAGGCGCACATAGTAACCGGCGCCGTAACCTCTATTCAAAATGTCATAAAATCGATAAACAGGGTTGGACTGGAGGTAAAAGAACTGGTATTGGAACAGCTTGCCGCGAGCGAGGCGGTGCTCAGCAATGATGAAAAGGCGCTCGGCGTAGCCCTGATCGACATCGGCGGCGGCACGACCGATATCGCCGTTTTCTCGGAGGGAAGCATCAAACACACCGCAGTGCTGCCCGTCGGCGGCCAGTACGTTACCAGTGATATATCCACAGGACTCAGAACCCCGATCGCTGAAGCCGAGAAGATAAAAATAGAATACGGATGCGCCTACATGCCGCTGATCGCCAAAGACGAGATGATCGAGGTGCCCAGCGTGGGAGGCCGGGAACCCAGGAATGTTTCCCGGCAAATCCTCGGCCGGATAATAGAGCCGCGAATGGATGAGATCCTGGTAATGGCGCAAAAAGAGATCAGCCGCTCCGGATGCGAAGACATCCTCGCCGCCGGCATTGTCCTTACAGGCGGAGGATCCATTCTCGAAGGCATCCCCGAACTGGCCGAACAGATCTTCAATATGCCGGTCCGCAGGGGGCTGCCGCTGGGAATTGGCGGGCTGACCGATATCGTCAACTCTCCGCAATACGCAACCGGAGTGGGTTTGGTCCTGTACGCCGGCCGCAATATAGCCAAGCAGAACATTATACGGATGGAAGGAAATTATATGAACCGTCTTTACCGGCGGTTGCGACAGTGGATTCTTGATTTCTTTTAG
- the ftsZ gene encoding cell division protein FtsZ gives MFQLAEKDFIKTAKIRVIGIGGAGGNAVNTMIADNLQGVDFITANTDAQALTASYSPIKIQLGAELTRGLGAGSDPEIGRQAAVESTEQLRKNLEGSDMIFIATGLGGGTGTGGAPIVAEIAKQLGALTVAVVTKPFQFEGKKRNDQAATGISDLRKTVDSLIIVPNQRLLSVGGTDLSFIDAFRKADDILYHAVKGISDLIMVPGLINLDFADVKKIMSQMGIALMGTGAAEGANRAVEAAQRAISSPLLEDNTIQGARGILLNITGGPGMTLVEINEASSMIQQEAHEDANIIFGTVIDENMGDTIRITVIATGFETSESRAKGNVTQFPGLRRGSNISIPTFIRDEKSADMLFDKEEKNESDGVDDLEIPTFLRRQAD, from the coding sequence ATGTTTCAATTAGCGGAGAAGGATTTTATAAAAACTGCCAAAATCAGGGTTATCGGGATAGGCGGCGCCGGGGGAAACGCGGTCAATACTATGATTGCGGATAACCTGCAGGGGGTTGACTTTATAACTGCCAATACCGACGCCCAGGCGCTTACGGCGTCATACTCCCCCATAAAGATACAGCTTGGCGCGGAACTCACCAGGGGGCTGGGCGCCGGCTCCGATCCGGAAATCGGCCGACAGGCAGCAGTTGAATCAACCGAACAGCTTAGAAAAAACCTGGAAGGATCCGATATGATCTTTATCGCCACGGGCTTGGGCGGCGGCACCGGCACCGGCGGAGCGCCAATAGTCGCTGAGATCGCCAAACAGCTTGGCGCCCTGACCGTGGCGGTGGTGACAAAACCGTTCCAGTTTGAAGGGAAAAAACGGAACGATCAGGCGGCAACCGGAATCTCCGACCTTCGCAAGACAGTGGATTCCCTGATCATCGTCCCCAATCAGCGACTGCTGAGCGTGGGAGGGACTGATCTCTCTTTCATAGACGCCTTCCGCAAGGCGGATGACATCCTCTACCACGCCGTAAAAGGGATCTCCGATCTGATCATGGTTCCCGGACTGATCAATCTCGACTTTGCCGACGTAAAGAAAATCATGTCTCAGATGGGCATTGCCCTAATGGGAACTGGAGCAGCGGAAGGCGCCAACCGGGCGGTTGAGGCGGCCCAGCGGGCTATCTCTTCCCCACTCCTCGAAGACAACACGATCCAGGGGGCGCGCGGCATCCTTTTGAACATAACCGGGGGCCCGGGAATGACCCTCGTTGAAATCAACGAGGCATCTTCGATGATTCAGCAGGAGGCGCATGAGGACGCAAACATCATCTTCGGCACAGTCATTGACGAAAATATGGGCGATACAATCCGGATAACGGTAATCGCCACCGGCTTTGAAACGAGCGAGTCCAGGGCCAAAGGGAATGTTACCCAGTTTCCCGGCTTGCGACGCGGCAGCAATATCTCGATTCCTACATTCATAAGGGATGAAAAGTCGGCAGACATGTTGTTCGACAAAGAAGAAAAAAACGAATCCGACGGCGTGGATGATCTGGAAATCCCCACCTTCCTCAGACGCCAGGCTGATTAG
- the murB gene encoding UDP-N-acetylmuramate dehydrogenase, whose translation MVWTDAVRNELRLRFTGPILFDEPAAAHASIRAGGKIDALIFPKNIRELSSVLEFLRRRNLPFLPVGNWTNLIVRDGGFRGAFISLSRLRKLSLRYQGEEALILAEAGCPLADLVKMAVAESLSGMEFSTGIPGSVGGAIRMNAGAYGGEIKDIVEELRIIDLAGKISTVTSEELKSPFSVYKFSYRNFSLPADSLILAGMFRLRHGKAEEILTKMAEILKARREKHPLELPNAGSIFKNPADCPAGRMIEASGLKGSRIGDAQISEKHGNFIVNRGQATASEIIDLITMVREAVFQKTGHLLETEVKIVGES comes from the coding sequence ATGGTCTGGACTGACGCTGTACGCAATGAATTGCGGCTACGTTTTACCGGCCCGATCCTCTTTGACGAGCCGGCGGCAGCACATGCCTCGATCCGCGCCGGTGGAAAAATAGACGCCCTTATCTTCCCCAAAAATATAAGGGAGCTCTCATCTGTTCTCGAATTTCTGCGACGCCGGAACCTGCCGTTCCTGCCTGTCGGCAACTGGACCAATCTCATCGTCCGGGACGGGGGTTTCCGGGGGGCCTTTATCTCTTTGTCGCGTCTGCGTAAACTGAGTTTGAGATATCAGGGGGAAGAGGCCCTTATCCTTGCCGAAGCAGGCTGCCCGCTGGCAGACCTGGTAAAAATGGCGGTGGCAGAATCGCTATCCGGGATGGAGTTTTCAACAGGCATACCCGGTAGTGTCGGCGGGGCGATCCGGATGAACGCCGGCGCCTATGGCGGAGAGATAAAGGATATTGTCGAAGAGCTTAGAATTATAGATTTAGCGGGGAAAATCAGTACCGTGACAAGTGAAGAGTTAAAATCGCCATTCAGCGTTTATAAATTTTCTTACAGAAATTTTTCTTTGCCTGCAGATTCGCTTATTCTGGCGGGGATGTTTCGCCTCCGCCATGGCAAAGCTGAAGAGATTTTGACGAAAATGGCGGAGATCCTCAAGGCAAGAAGAGAAAAACACCCGCTGGAATTGCCGAACGCCGGCTCTATTTTTAAAAACCCCGCTGATTGTCCTGCGGGCAGGATGATCGAAGCATCCGGCCTTAAAGGAAGCAGAATCGGCGACGCCCAGATTTCTGAAAAGCATGGCAATTTCATAGTTAACCGGGGGCAGGCAACAGCGAGCGAAATTATTGACCTGATCACAATGGTCAGGGAAGCCGTTTTTCAAAAAACCGGCCACCTCCTGGAAACAGAGGTAAAGATAGTGGGAGAATCATGA
- the murC gene encoding UDP-N-acetylmuramate--L-alanine ligase — MKAKLNVNRYINTTSSMERNIRRIHFVGIGGIGMSGIAEVLLNLGYEVSGSDLTPSDTTSRLDDLGAAIHIGHAASNIGNTDVVVTSTAVRPENPEVIAAHQRNIPVIPRAEMLAELLKMKFSIAISGSHGKTTTTSMVATVLAQGGLDPTMVIGGKLASIGGNARLGDGETIVAEADESDGSFLKLSPCLAVITNIDREHLDHYKDIEEIRAAFLQFANIVPFYGATILCADDQNVQQILPLIKRRMLTYGLSPANDYRAAGIFFSGGSTVYSLYERDVLLGTIKLHVPGTFNVYNSLAAVAVAREMDISFPVIKEALGEFAGVHRRLEVRGQEKGITVVDDYGHHPTEIRATLSAARQMWSKRIIVVFQPHRYTRTKALFEEFLTAFTEADILIVTDIYAASEEPIPGVTVEALCEGIRKSGLKEVLHISDFDQIVEHLLEIARPSDVILTQGAGSVWKIGDAFLKRLGEKKEDGLD, encoded by the coding sequence ATGAAAGCGAAGCTTAATGTTAATAGATACATCAACACAACAAGCAGTATGGAACGCAATATCCGGAGGATTCATTTCGTCGGCATCGGCGGGATAGGGATGAGCGGCATAGCCGAGGTGCTCCTGAACCTTGGCTATGAAGTCAGCGGTTCGGATTTGACCCCTTCCGACACAACCAGCCGTCTTGACGACCTCGGGGCCGCGATTCACATCGGCCACGCAGCTTCCAACATAGGCAATACCGATGTGGTAGTTACTTCCACGGCCGTCCGACCTGAAAATCCGGAGGTGATCGCGGCCCACCAAAGAAACATACCGGTTATCCCGCGCGCCGAAATGCTCGCCGAACTGCTCAAAATGAAATTTTCGATAGCCATTTCCGGCAGCCACGGCAAGACCACCACAACCTCCATGGTTGCAACCGTTCTGGCCCAGGGCGGGCTGGATCCGACTATGGTGATAGGGGGCAAGCTTGCCAGTATCGGCGGAAACGCCCGCTTGGGTGACGGAGAGACAATCGTGGCGGAGGCTGACGAAAGTGATGGTTCCTTTCTGAAATTGAGTCCCTGCCTTGCGGTTATTACCAATATAGACCGGGAACACCTCGATCACTACAAAGACATCGAAGAAATCAGAGCGGCTTTTCTGCAGTTCGCAAACATTGTGCCCTTCTATGGCGCCACGATCCTCTGCGCCGACGACCAGAACGTTCAGCAGATTCTTCCTCTGATCAAAAGACGGATGCTCACCTATGGTCTGTCGCCTGCAAACGATTATCGCGCGGCAGGAATATTTTTTTCCGGAGGCTCCACCGTTTATTCGCTCTACGAAAGGGACGTCCTGCTGGGAACAATAAAACTTCATGTTCCCGGCACTTTCAACGTATATAACTCCCTTGCGGCCGTTGCCGTCGCCCGGGAAATGGATATTTCCTTTCCGGTCATCAAGGAAGCGCTGGGGGAATTTGCCGGCGTTCACCGCCGCCTGGAGGTCAGGGGGCAGGAAAAGGGGATAACCGTCGTTGACGACTACGGCCACCATCCGACGGAGATCAGGGCAACACTTTCAGCAGCCCGGCAAATGTGGAGCAAAAGGATAATCGTGGTATTCCAGCCCCACCGCTACACCAGAACAAAGGCACTTTTTGAAGAGTTTTTAACCGCCTTCACGGAAGCCGATATATTGATTGTTACGGACATCTACGCGGCAAGCGAAGAGCCGATCCCTGGGGTAACGGTGGAGGCGTTGTGTGAGGGGATAAGAAAATCAGGGCTAAAAGAAGTCCTCCATATTTCGGACTTTGACCAGATTGTGGAGCATCTGTTAGAAATCGCCCGTCCCTCCGACGTCATCCTGACGCAAGGGGCGGGAAGTGTCTGGAAGATAGGCGATGCCTTCTTGAAACGCCTAGGGGAGAAAAAGGAAGATGGTCTGGACTGA
- the murG gene encoding undecaprenyldiphospho-muramoylpentapeptide beta-N-acetylglucosaminyltransferase codes for MDRQEIAMTIAGGGTGGHLFPGIAIAEELLKRNPANRVLFIGTNRGLEKKILGGLGFALETINVEGLKGRGPLRVFTSLLKIPGSLLDSLRIIRIFKPDIVVGVGGYASGPAVLAARIMGIKTVIAEQNAVPGLTNRILGRFVERIFVTFAKSQTLFPAGKTVVTGNPIRAAFLSGGKAVRKEGQPFTVLIFGGSQGAGAINQMVMDSLGSLAHLREKICFIHQTGERDRQAVEQAYQKKGFTAEVHPFIIEMAAAYNRADLLVCRAGATSIAEITAVGKAAVLIPLPSAAGDHQTKNAALLADAGAAEMLPEKDIDGNRLASAIERLYMDPDALRKMEVASASLGNKNAAATIINIIFDEILNIISNRR; via the coding sequence ATGGATAGACAGGAAATAGCCATGACAATTGCAGGCGGCGGAACCGGCGGGCACCTTTTCCCGGGAATTGCCATCGCCGAGGAGCTGCTGAAGCGCAATCCTGCCAATCGCGTCCTTTTCATCGGCACAAACCGGGGGCTTGAAAAAAAAATCCTGGGCGGACTTGGTTTCGCGCTGGAGACGATAAACGTTGAAGGGCTCAAGGGACGAGGCCCCCTGAGGGTTTTTACATCCTTGTTGAAAATACCGGGCAGTCTGCTGGACTCATTGCGGATAATCCGCATCTTCAAGCCTGACATCGTGGTCGGCGTGGGCGGGTACGCCTCCGGTCCCGCGGTCCTTGCCGCCCGGATTATGGGAATAAAAACGGTCATTGCCGAACAAAACGCCGTTCCCGGCCTGACCAACCGAATTCTCGGGCGTTTCGTCGAGCGCATCTTCGTGACCTTCGCCAAATCGCAAACGTTGTTTCCCGCAGGCAAGACGGTTGTCACCGGGAATCCCATAAGAGCAGCGTTTCTCTCCGGGGGAAAAGCCGTTAGGAAAGAGGGGCAGCCATTTACAGTCCTGATCTTCGGCGGCTCTCAGGGGGCCGGCGCAATTAACCAGATGGTCATGGATTCCTTAGGCAGCCTGGCTCATCTACGCGAAAAGATTTGTTTTATTCATCAGACCGGGGAACGTGATCGGCAGGCTGTTGAGCAGGCTTACCAAAAAAAAGGATTTACGGCGGAGGTTCATCCTTTCATTATCGAAATGGCGGCAGCCTACAACCGGGCCGATTTGCTTGTGTGCCGCGCCGGCGCCACCTCGATTGCGGAGATAACAGCCGTGGGAAAGGCGGCTGTTTTGATACCACTCCCCTCTGCCGCGGGCGATCATCAGACAAAAAACGCCGCTCTTCTGGCAGATGCGGGAGCGGCGGAAATGCTCCCGGAGAAGGATATTGATGGAAACAGACTCGCATCAGCAATAGAAAGGTTGTATATGGATCCGGACGCGCTCAGGAAAATGGAAGTTGCCTCAGCATCACTGGGCAATAAGAACGCGGCAGCGACGATTATAAACATTATTTTTGACGAAATTTTAAACATTATTTCTAACAGACGTTGA
- a CDS encoding FtsQ-type POTRA domain-containing protein has protein sequence MKTEFNVHKPQVNGHKQEVNVHKPKFNVHKESLRLHMEVKKNRLKRHAGDIAREIGTSALMLVLVILVTAALLIGCDLVLRASFFSVQETLVKGCSELTEKDVLSLAKVSSGANLLTINKEAIIRRISSNSWVKDVFVGREFPNRLVIWVRERNAVALIEKESMLYLIDSKGEIFKKLESDEKADLPVLTGFFSGNILNKELVSKSLALLNHLKEAKEIPDIGMISEVHGNETFGFSLFTNMGLCLQLGFESYEAKLKRLSVVMDDMKRKNLQLGLMLIDLSNPEKINVQSRTALHPAGAGMPMAKGEKLRI, from the coding sequence ATGAAAACGGAGTTTAATGTTCACAAACCGCAGGTTAATGGACATAAACAGGAGGTTAATGTCCATAAACCGAAGTTTAATGTGCATAAGGAGTCATTACGTTTGCACATGGAGGTTAAAAAAAACCGCCTAAAAAGACATGCTGGCGATATTGCAAGAGAAATAGGAACGAGCGCCCTGATGCTTGTTTTAGTAATATTGGTTACAGCCGCGCTATTGATTGGTTGCGATCTCGTTCTCCGCGCTTCTTTTTTTTCAGTTCAGGAAACATTGGTAAAAGGCTGCAGCGAGTTAACGGAAAAAGATGTCCTTTCTTTGGCCAAGGTAAGCTCAGGGGCAAACCTGCTGACAATCAACAAAGAGGCAATTATCCGCCGGATCAGCAGCAATTCATGGGTAAAAGATGTCTTTGTGGGGCGAGAATTCCCCAATCGCCTGGTAATCTGGGTGCGGGAAAGAAATGCCGTCGCCTTGATTGAGAAGGAAAGCATGCTTTATCTTATTGATAGCAAAGGAGAAATATTCAAGAAACTCGAATCCGATGAAAAAGCGGACCTTCCTGTTCTCACTGGATTTTTTTCAGGAAATATTTTAAACAAGGAACTGGTTAGCAAGTCGCTTGCCCTCCTGAACCATTTAAAGGAGGCAAAAGAAATACCCGACATCGGCATGATTTCCGAGGTTCATGGAAATGAAACCTTTGGTTTTTCTCTGTTTACAAACATGGGTCTTTGTCTGCAGCTTGGGTTTGAAAGCTATGAAGCAAAACTGAAGCGGCTGTCCGTGGTAATGGATGACATGAAGAGAAAGAATCTTCAACTCGGTCTCATGCTGATAGATTTGAGCAATCCCGAGAAAATAAATGTGCAATCGCGAACGGCGCTTCACCCTGCAGGGGCGGGGATGCCGATGGCAAAAGGGGAAAAGCTAAGGATTTAG
- the ftsW gene encoding putative lipid II flippase FtsW produces MKKQNATEKKPDLLLLLATLLLATIGTVMIYSASSILAMERFHDGQFFLKKQLLFLALGLAGMAFSTRIHYYKLRKLAWPGIIFSAFLLVLIKVPHMGIKAGGAVRWLNLGIFSFQVSEMVKIALIIFLASYLAQAAGHVREFKKGILLPLGVTGVMIGLIFFQPDFGTAAILAAIAFIMIYLAGGRIIHLAGLVSLFIPAALWMLFHQKYRIARLTAFLDPWKDPHRSGFQIIQSMISFGSGGVFGVGIGDSMQKLFYLPEPHTDFILSVIAEEGGFLGVAAILLLYIIIILRGFKIALKAPDVFGNLLAAGLTMLIALEAFINIAGVMGIVPLKGLALPFLSYGGTSLIMSLILVGILLNISSYED; encoded by the coding sequence ATGAAAAAACAAAATGCGACAGAGAAAAAACCTGACTTGCTTCTCCTTTTGGCGACACTGCTGCTCGCGACAATCGGCACGGTCATGATCTACAGCGCCAGTTCCATCCTTGCCATGGAACGCTTTCACGACGGCCAGTTCTTTCTGAAGAAACAGCTCCTTTTCCTGGCTCTCGGTTTGGCAGGCATGGCTTTTTCAACGCGAATTCACTATTATAAACTCCGCAAACTGGCTTGGCCCGGCATCATTTTCTCGGCGTTCCTGCTTGTCCTGATCAAGGTTCCCCATATGGGAATCAAAGCAGGCGGCGCAGTCCGCTGGCTCAACCTTGGCATATTCTCCTTTCAGGTTTCCGAGATGGTCAAGATCGCCTTGATAATCTTTTTAGCCAGTTATCTTGCCCAAGCCGCAGGACACGTCCGGGAGTTCAAAAAGGGGATACTTCTTCCGCTTGGCGTAACCGGGGTTATGATCGGACTGATTTTTTTCCAGCCAGATTTCGGCACAGCGGCGATCCTTGCTGCGATCGCTTTCATTATGATTTACCTGGCGGGGGGGCGGATCATTCATCTGGCCGGCCTCGTTTCCCTTTTTATCCCCGCGGCTCTTTGGATGCTTTTTCACCAAAAATATCGCATCGCCCGGTTGACCGCCTTTCTCGACCCCTGGAAAGACCCTCATCGTTCGGGCTTTCAAATTATCCAATCCATGATCTCCTTCGGCTCGGGCGGCGTCTTCGGCGTCGGGATCGGCGACAGCATGCAAAAGCTTTTTTATCTTCCCGAACCCCATACCGACTTCATCCTTTCGGTAATCGCCGAAGAGGGCGGTTTTTTGGGGGTGGCCGCAATCCTTTTGCTCTATATAATTATAATATTGAGGGGTTTCAAAATAGCTTTAAAGGCGCCGGACGTGTTCGGCAATCTCTTAGCGGCTGGCTTGACCATGCTAATCGCGCTGGAGGCCTTCATCAACATTGCGGGGGTCATGGGGATCGTGCCTCTGAAAGGGCTCGCCCTCCCCTTTCTCAGCTACGGAGGCACTTCCCTGATCATGTCCCTCATACTGGTGGGGATACTCCTGAATATTTCGTCGTATGAGGATTGA
- a CDS encoding radical SAM protein → MSWKQKKRILDFLAAEEGCTQKLWGKTLNVCLVYPNRYRIGMSNLGFQAVYRLINNHPACLCERAFYPEPDDLSETAEGFSLLSVESQRQLTEFDIVAFSLSFENDYPHILQILEMGGIPLATENRNEIYPLILGGGIAVALNPEPLADFFDLFLVGEGEVIIPPFLDLIVSLRGKLEREELLSEIQKRIAGAYVPRFYQVARGETGQIISRKSVNVEFPQKIVRMRSLNIDAFTTEQEIITKNTELGNMYLIEVSRGCGRGCRFCAAGFVCRPVRFRSFEALRPSFERALKKKKTIGLLGTAVSDHPDLVHLCRFVLDAGGKVAIGSLRMDRLSQETAAILKETGVETATFGPEAGSQSLRTAINKGINEDDILSAVDILMEYDIEKIKLYFMVGLPTETDQDIEAIIDLVKKMQRRAHASSPGKKGFRLITLSVNQFIPKAATPFQWHPLVNIAIVRKRIRRLEQGLRDEKSVRVTHKLPKWNYIQALLALGGREVGKLLLAAHKLDGNWAQAFHETNIDADFYVYRRKKTDEILPWDFIEQDIPKSSLIREYNKSALSHPLSAENTEKENRK, encoded by the coding sequence ATGTCCTGGAAACAAAAAAAACGAATCCTTGACTTCCTGGCCGCGGAAGAGGGCTGCACGCAAAAACTTTGGGGAAAGACCCTGAATGTCTGCCTCGTCTATCCGAACCGCTATCGCATCGGCATGTCCAACCTTGGCTTTCAGGCTGTTTACCGACTGATTAACAACCACCCGGCCTGCCTGTGCGAACGGGCGTTTTATCCTGAACCTGACGACTTGTCGGAAACGGCAGAGGGCTTTTCCCTGCTCAGCGTCGAATCCCAGAGGCAGCTTACAGAGTTCGACATCGTTGCCTTTTCCCTCTCCTTCGAAAACGACTATCCCCATATTCTGCAGATTTTGGAGATGGGAGGAATCCCCCTTGCAACCGAAAACAGGAATGAAATATATCCTCTAATCCTGGGAGGAGGCATTGCCGTTGCGCTAAATCCCGAGCCTCTTGCCGACTTTTTTGATCTGTTTCTCGTTGGCGAGGGAGAAGTTATTATTCCCCCTTTTCTTGATCTTATCGTCTCTCTGCGCGGAAAGCTGGAACGGGAAGAGCTGCTTTCCGAAATCCAGAAGCGGATCGCCGGCGCTTATGTGCCCCGATTCTACCAAGTCGCAAGAGGAGAAACCGGACAAATCATTTCCCGGAAATCCGTCAACGTCGAGTTTCCCCAAAAGATAGTGCGCATGCGTTCCCTGAATATTGACGCATTTACAACGGAGCAGGAAATTATCACTAAAAACACGGAGCTGGGCAACATGTACCTCATCGAGGTCAGCCGGGGATGCGGCAGGGGATGCCGTTTCTGCGCCGCAGGCTTTGTCTGCCGCCCGGTGCGTTTCCGCAGTTTCGAGGCGCTCCGGCCCTCTTTTGAAAGGGCGCTGAAAAAGAAAAAAACGATCGGCCTTTTGGGAACGGCTGTCTCCGACCATCCGGACCTTGTCCATCTTTGCCGCTTTGTTCTCGATGCCGGCGGGAAGGTGGCCATAGGCTCGCTCCGCATGGACCGCCTCAGCCAGGAAACGGCTGCCATTCTGAAGGAAACAGGGGTAGAAACCGCCACCTTCGGACCGGAGGCCGGTTCCCAAAGCCTGCGCACAGCAATCAACAAGGGGATAAATGAAGACGACATCCTTTCCGCGGTTGATATCCTGATGGAATATGATATAGAGAAAATCAAGCTTTACTTCATGGTTGGCCTGCCCACGGAAACGGATCAGGATATCGAGGCGATCATTGATCTGGTAAAAAAAATGCAGCGCCGCGCCCATGCCTCGTCGCCAGGGAAGAAAGGGTTTCGCTTGATCACGCTGAGCGTGAATCAGTTTATCCCCAAGGCGGCTACCCCTTTTCAGTGGCATCCGCTCGTGAATATCGCCATTGTCCGGAAGCGTATCCGCCGCCTCGAACAGGGCCTGCGCGACGAAAAATCGGTGCGGGTCACCCACAAATTGCCGAAATGGAATTATATCCAGGCCTTGCTGGCGCTCGGCGGCCGCGAGGTCGGAAAACTTCTGCTTGCCGCCCATAAGCTGGACGGCAACTGGGCGCAAGCCTTTCACGAAACCAATATTGACGCCGATTTCTATGTGTACCGGAGAAAAAAAACCGATGAAATACTGCCGTGGGATTTCATCGAACAGGATATTCCCAAGTCCTCTCTAATCAGGGAGTACAATAAATCGGCGCTCAGCCATCCGCTATCTGCCGAAAACACAGAAAAGGAGAACAGAAAATGA